The Trichoplusia ni isolate ovarian cell line Hi5 chromosome 10, tn1, whole genome shotgun sequence genome window below encodes:
- the LOC113498154 gene encoding uncharacterized protein LOC113498154 produces MLVILLLLAHAVRCLDVEVVGDVAIDVRMSTARNGQKVWFRQAWLDGTEEKNELVFKMMQVRQNMTVAPEVECVYQYPEKNQVDALLSNMMNQLTKVFVRANDFINGLDETRRHAKPPPRSDDSRFQVVDKKQKKFFELIYANMTDEYNDFYNTTAVRVDRSDRDACQHQDEVKQIWRDLLEQSQQTLKKATHRCVEEFLREQRVTPGARVRDRLARFLVRELGKVRANQLDMLCDTYQLCYNDLL; encoded by the exons ATGTTAGTTATCCTGCTGCTGCTCGCGCACGCCGTGAGGTGTCTGGACGTGGAGGTGGTGGGGGATGTGGCCATCGACGTGCGCATGAGCACCGCCAGGAACGGACAGAAGGTGTGGTTCCGGCAGGCGTGGCTGGACGGCACGGAGGAAAAGAACGAGCTGGTCTTCAAGATGATGCAGGTGCGACAGAACATGACGGTGGCGCCCGAGGTGGAGTGCGTCTACCAGTACCCCGAGAAGAACCAGGTCGACGCCTTGCTCAGCAACATGATGAACCAGCTCACCAAG GTGTTCGTCCGCGCCAACGACTTCATCAACGGTCTGGACGAGACGCGGCGCCACGCCaagccgccgccgcgctccgACGACAGCCGCTTCCAGGTCGTCGACAAGAAACAGAAGAAGTTCTTCGAGCTCATCTACGCGAACATGACGGATGAATACAA TGACTTCTACAACACGACGGCGGTGCGCGTGGACCGGTCGGACCGCGACGCGTGCCAGCACCAGGACGAGGTGAAGCAGATCTGGCGCGACCTGCTGGAGCAGTCGCAGCAGACGCTGAAGAAGGCGACGCACCGCTGCGTGGAGGAGTTCCTGCGCGAGCAGCGCGTGACGCCGGGCGCGCGGGTTCGCGACCGCCTCGCGCGCTTCCTCGTGCGCGAGCTGGGCAAGGTGCGCGCCAACCAGCTCGACATGCTCTGCGACACCTACCAGCTCTGCTACAACGACCTGCTCTAG